One genomic region from Blastocatellia bacterium encodes:
- the holA gene encoding DNA polymerase III subunit delta yields MKKLTPQEFERNVEQGAIEPLYLFTGLIPEGAKRSADDDRYAIEEYSLRQAIRTLTEKGLDPAYREFNLARFSALKTDLRDIVAAAQEMPVFSRRRIVLVYDIERKGRAAADEASSAPSDVEQDALIEYLKHPCETTTVVFIVQRLDRRLTLMTALLKACTAVEFRRLTEAEALRWVQAYLRRYHCFMEEATAALLIGLVGTDLMLLSHELEKLITYVGGQGVIARSDVEALVPHLREHSTFELEDLILARDRVRAWRVLRRQLDAGEEPVKILGLIASVYRRMLLAKEMMSQGKSAADVARAVGKPPALAGRFNEKVRRIPLDEIIAGIKRIAAVDEAIKSSLGSPEHQLEILLYELCTPQ; encoded by the coding sequence ATGAAAAAGCTCACGCCGCAGGAATTCGAGCGCAACGTCGAACAGGGAGCCATCGAGCCGCTCTATCTCTTCACCGGGTTGATCCCCGAAGGAGCGAAGAGATCCGCCGATGACGATCGCTATGCCATCGAGGAGTACTCTCTCCGGCAGGCCATTCGCACGCTCACGGAGAAGGGGCTCGATCCGGCGTATCGCGAGTTCAATCTCGCGCGATTTTCGGCGCTGAAGACAGATCTTCGGGACATCGTCGCCGCCGCTCAGGAGATGCCGGTCTTTTCCCGGCGGCGAATCGTTCTCGTCTACGATATCGAGAGAAAGGGGAGAGCGGCGGCGGATGAAGCGTCCTCTGCTCCCTCGGATGTCGAACAGGATGCCCTCATCGAATATCTCAAACATCCATGCGAGACGACGACCGTTGTTTTCATCGTCCAGCGACTCGACCGGCGATTGACCCTGATGACGGCGCTCCTCAAAGCCTGCACGGCGGTGGAGTTTCGGCGGCTCACGGAGGCCGAGGCGCTTCGGTGGGTTCAGGCCTATCTTCGTCGCTACCACTGCTTCATGGAGGAGGCGACGGCAGCCCTGCTCATCGGCCTGGTGGGGACCGATCTCATGCTTCTTTCTCACGAGCTGGAGAAGTTAATCACCTACGTCGGCGGTCAGGGGGTGATCGCGCGGTCGGATGTGGAGGCGCTCGTCCCTCACCTGCGCGAACACTCGACGTTCGAACTGGAGGATCTGATTCTCGCTCGTGATCGCGTCCGCGCCTGGCGCGTGCTGCGGCGACAACTCGATGCCGGGGAGGAACCGGTGAAAATTCTCGGCCTCATTGCCAGCGTCTACCGGCGAATGCTCCTGGCCAAGGAAATGATGAGTCAGGGGAAATCGGCCGCCGACGTCGCCAGAGCCGTCGGGAAGCCTCCCGCGCTGGCCGGACGATTCAATGAGAAAGTCCGTCGGATTCCCCTCGATGAGATTATCGCGGGAATCAAACGGATCGCAGCCGTGGACGAGGCTATTAAAAGCTCCCTGGGATCACCCGAACACCAGTTGGAGATTTTGCTCTACGAGCTATGCACGCCCCAGTAA
- a CDS encoding LptE family protein has protein sequence MREVALTLALAIVILPGEMCGYRRAGSATRLPSHIRTIAIPPFQNASLHYRVEQRFTQAVIAEVLRRGRRLRITAHPQDADAVLSGTIRSVALSGALLDEAGRIRVYQVTISVAVTLRDRSTNRVLFDNQNLVFRGEFELPEGPESLFDEEGPAVDRIAREFARSLVSTILSGL, from the coding sequence ATGAGAGAAGTCGCCCTCACTCTGGCGCTGGCCATTGTGATCCTTCCGGGTGAGATGTGCGGCTATCGGCGGGCCGGAAGCGCGACGCGCCTGCCCTCGCACATTCGCACCATTGCCATCCCGCCCTTTCAAAATGCGAGTCTCCACTACCGCGTCGAGCAACGATTCACTCAGGCCGTCATCGCCGAAGTGCTCCGTCGCGGTCGGCGTCTGCGCATCACCGCTCATCCGCAGGACGCCGATGCCGTGCTCAGCGGAACTATTCGATCGGTCGCGCTCAGCGGAGCCCTCCTCGATGAAGCCGGTCGCATTCGCGTCTACCAGGTGACGATCTCGGTGGCCGTGACGCTGCGGGATCGCTCGACGAATCGGGTCTTGTTCGACAATCAGAATCTCGTCTTTCGCGGAGAGTTCGAGCTGCCCGAAGGGCCCGAGAGCTTGTTCGACGAAGAAGGTCCCGCCGTTGACCGTATTGCCCGAGAGTTTGCTCGCAGCCTCGTCTCCACGATTCTCAGCGGATTATGA